Proteins encoded within one genomic window of Bradyrhizobium sp. 186:
- a CDS encoding SDR family oxidoreductase: MFKENLLAGRSILVTGGGTGLGKAMAARFLQLGAEVHICGRRKIVCDETATELMDQYGGRVTSHGVDIRNALAVEEMVENIFRDGPLTDLINNAAGNFISRSEDLSPRGFDAVANIVMHGTFYVTHAVGKRWIAAKQPGNVVSITTTWVRNGSPYVVPSAMSKSAIHAMTMSLATEWGRYGIRLNTIAPGEIPTEGMSKRIKPGDEAGAHTKAMNPMGRIGTMEELQNLAVFLISGGCDWITGETIAMDGAQALAMGGNFYQLRDWSDDDWTKARDSIKAQNEKDRAARG, from the coding sequence ATGTTCAAGGAAAATCTTCTGGCCGGCCGGAGCATCCTGGTCACCGGCGGCGGTACCGGGCTCGGCAAGGCGATGGCGGCGCGCTTTCTGCAGCTCGGTGCCGAGGTACACATCTGCGGCCGGCGCAAGATCGTCTGCGACGAGACCGCGACCGAGCTGATGGATCAGTATGGCGGCCGCGTCACCAGCCACGGCGTCGACATCCGCAACGCGCTCGCAGTCGAGGAGATGGTCGAGAACATTTTCCGCGACGGCCCCCTCACCGACCTCATCAACAACGCCGCGGGCAATTTCATCTCGCGCAGCGAAGATCTGTCGCCGCGCGGCTTCGACGCGGTCGCCAACATTGTCATGCACGGCACGTTCTACGTGACGCATGCGGTCGGCAAACGCTGGATCGCTGCGAAGCAGCCAGGCAACGTGGTGTCGATCACCACCACCTGGGTGCGCAACGGCTCGCCCTACGTGGTGCCATCCGCGATGAGCAAGTCGGCGATCCACGCCATGACGATGTCGCTTGCAACCGAATGGGGCAGATACGGCATCCGCCTCAACACCATCGCGCCGGGCGAAATCCCGACCGAGGGCATGAGCAAGCGCATCAAGCCCGGCGACGAAGCCGGCGCGCATACCAAGGCGATGAACCCGATGGGCCGCATCGGCACCATGGAGGAATTGCAGAACCTCGCGGTGTTCCTGATCTCCGGCGGCTGCGACTGGATCACCGGCGAGACCATCGCCATGGACGGCGCGCAGGCGCTCGCCATGGGCGGCAATTTCTACCAGCTCCGCGACTGGAGCGACGACGACTGGACCAAGGCGCGGGACAGCATCAAGGCGCAGAACGAGAAGGACCGCGCTGCGAGGGGGTAG
- a CDS encoding acyl-CoA dehydrogenase family protein, giving the protein MKHAYIPRTTNYTLNPGDELNDLRMSDQVRPLYDHVKKFIRDTVEPMSIEFGKAGETKEDRWSFTPKQLEVLEKAKNKAKQEGLWNFFLPDDETGQGLKNLDYAYIASELGKSPLASESMNCSAPDTGNMEVLERVGTKEQKEKWLKPLMDGEIRSAYVMTEPNVASSDAKNISTSAKLVGDEWVINGEKYYISGLGDPRCKILIVMVKTNPDAAPSKQQSQILVPRDTPGVEVLGPMYVFGQDHAPRGHMHMRFNNVRVPKENILLGEGRGFEISQLRLGPGRIHHCMRTIGKAEKALDLMVQRGLTREAFGKKIAHLGGNMQIIAQARCEIEAMRLMVLKAAKAMDVLGNKEARIWVSMVKAMVPERACKIIDQAIQMHGATGISHWTPLAEMYQDVRHLRFADGPDEVHWMVVGRHELSMA; this is encoded by the coding sequence ATGAAACACGCCTACATACCCCGCACCACCAACTACACCCTCAATCCCGGGGACGAGCTCAACGACCTCCGCATGTCGGACCAGGTCCGTCCGCTCTATGACCATGTGAAGAAATTCATCCGCGACACCGTCGAGCCGATGTCGATCGAGTTCGGCAAGGCTGGCGAGACCAAGGAGGACCGCTGGAGCTTTACGCCGAAACAGCTCGAGGTGCTGGAGAAAGCCAAGAACAAGGCCAAGCAGGAAGGCCTGTGGAATTTCTTCCTGCCCGATGACGAGACAGGCCAGGGCCTGAAGAATCTGGACTACGCCTACATCGCCTCCGAGCTCGGCAAGAGCCCGCTGGCGTCGGAGAGCATGAACTGCTCGGCGCCCGACACCGGCAACATGGAGGTGCTGGAGCGGGTCGGCACCAAGGAGCAGAAGGAGAAGTGGCTGAAGCCGCTGATGGATGGCGAGATCCGCTCGGCCTATGTCATGACCGAGCCGAACGTCGCTTCCTCCGACGCCAAGAACATCTCGACCTCCGCAAAACTCGTCGGCGACGAATGGGTCATCAACGGCGAGAAGTACTACATCTCCGGCTTAGGCGATCCCCGCTGCAAGATCCTCATCGTGATGGTGAAGACCAATCCGGATGCGGCGCCGAGCAAGCAGCAGTCGCAGATCTTGGTGCCGCGCGACACCCCCGGCGTCGAGGTGCTCGGTCCCATGTATGTGTTCGGCCAGGACCACGCCCCGCGCGGCCACATGCACATGCGCTTCAACAACGTCCGTGTGCCGAAGGAGAACATTCTGCTCGGCGAAGGCCGCGGCTTCGAGATTTCGCAGCTTCGTCTCGGGCCCGGGCGCATCCATCACTGCATGCGCACCATCGGCAAGGCCGAGAAGGCGCTCGACCTTATGGTGCAGCGTGGCCTCACCCGCGAAGCCTTCGGCAAGAAGATCGCCCATCTCGGCGGCAACATGCAGATCATCGCGCAGGCCCGCTGCGAGATCGAGGCGATGCGGCTGATGGTGCTGAAGGCGGCGAAGGCCATGGATGTGCTCGGCAACAAGGAAGCCCGCATCTGGGTTTCCATGGTCAAGGCCATGGTGCCGGAGCGCGCCTGCAAGATCATCGACCAGGCAATCCAGATGCACGGCGCCACCGGCATCTCGCACTGGACCCCGCTCGCCGAAATGTATCAGGACGTGCGCCACCTGCGCTTCGCGGATGGTCCGGACGAGGTGCACTGGATGGTGGTGGGACGGCACGAGTTGAGCATGGCGTAA
- a CDS encoding crotonase/enoyl-CoA hydratase family protein: MEERVSISISEGVADVRLVRADKMNALDQAMFEALVAATDRLSKEQGVRVVVLSGEGRAFCAGLDMGRFAAMKEKGGNGIPGGENRDLTARTHGQANFAQQAVWGWRQLPVPVIAAIQGVAFGGGFQLALGADMRFLAPDARMSVMEIKWGLVPDMAGTPILASLVRDDILRDLTYTGRIFSAQEAMAFGLATRICDDPRAAALEVAREIAGKSPDAIRAAKRLLNNLSVDPGPALLAESVEQQKLIGSANQTEAVRANLEKRAPRFAD, encoded by the coding sequence ATGGAAGAGCGCGTCTCGATCTCCATCTCGGAAGGCGTCGCCGACGTGCGCCTGGTGCGCGCGGACAAGATGAACGCGCTGGATCAGGCCATGTTCGAGGCGCTGGTTGCCGCAACCGACCGGCTTTCGAAGGAACAAGGCGTGCGCGTCGTCGTGCTGTCCGGCGAGGGCCGCGCCTTCTGCGCCGGTCTCGACATGGGACGCTTTGCCGCCATGAAGGAGAAGGGCGGCAACGGAATTCCGGGTGGCGAAAATCGCGATCTGACGGCGCGCACCCACGGCCAGGCGAACTTTGCACAGCAGGCGGTCTGGGGCTGGCGCCAGCTTCCGGTGCCCGTGATCGCCGCGATCCAGGGCGTCGCCTTCGGCGGCGGCTTCCAACTCGCGCTCGGCGCCGACATGCGCTTCCTCGCGCCCGATGCGCGGATGTCGGTCATGGAGATCAAATGGGGGCTCGTGCCCGACATGGCGGGCACGCCGATCCTGGCCTCGCTCGTGCGCGACGACATTTTGCGCGATCTCACCTACACCGGCCGCATCTTCTCCGCGCAGGAGGCGATGGCTTTCGGCCTTGCCACGCGCATCTGCGACGATCCGCGCGCGGCTGCGCTTGAAGTCGCGCGCGAGATCGCCGGCAAGAGCCCCGATGCGATCCGCGCCGCGAAGCGTCTGCTCAACAATCTCTCGGTCGATCCGGGCCCTGCGCTGCTTGCCGAATCCGTCGAGCAGCAGAAGCTGATAGGCAGTGCGAACCAGACCGAGGCGGTGCGCGCCAATCTGGAGAAGCGCGCGCCGCGATTCGCGGATTAG
- a CDS encoding SDR family oxidoreductase, whose protein sequence is MNLFDLTGRVAVITGGNGGIGLGIAQALAGQGCNVSIWGRNPDKNRSAAASMAGLPGKVDTRVCDVTDPASVDAAMKATLDNFGRVDGCFANAGIGGGGRRSFVERTEEEWRTMFATNLDGVFHAFQAAARHMTDRANAGDPFGRLVATSSLASIFGTARNEHYAATKAAINALVRALGVELARHGVTANAILPGWIRSDMTAGLMANDKFVANVMPRIPMRRFGEASDFGGIAVYLMSKASSYHTADTFVIDGGYTAF, encoded by the coding sequence ATGAACCTTTTCGACCTCACCGGCCGTGTCGCCGTGATCACCGGCGGCAATGGCGGTATCGGGCTCGGCATCGCGCAGGCGCTCGCCGGCCAGGGCTGCAATGTCTCGATCTGGGGACGTAACCCTGACAAGAACAGAAGCGCTGCCGCGAGCATGGCCGGACTGCCCGGCAAGGTCGACACCCGCGTCTGCGACGTCACCGATCCGGCCTCGGTCGATGCGGCGATGAAGGCCACGCTCGACAATTTCGGCCGGGTCGACGGCTGCTTCGCCAATGCCGGCATCGGCGGCGGCGGCCGGCGCTCCTTCGTCGAGCGCACCGAAGAGGAATGGCGCACGATGTTTGCGACCAATCTCGACGGCGTGTTCCACGCGTTCCAGGCCGCGGCCAGGCACATGACGGACCGCGCCAATGCCGGCGATCCCTTCGGCCGGCTGGTCGCAACCTCGAGCCTCGCCTCGATCTTCGGCACCGCCCGCAACGAGCATTATGCCGCGACCAAGGCCGCCATCAACGCGCTGGTGCGCGCGCTCGGCGTCGAGCTCGCGCGCCATGGCGTCACCGCGAATGCGATCCTGCCCGGCTGGATCAGGAGCGACATGACCGCCGGCCTCATGGCCAACGACAAGTTCGTCGCCAACGTGATGCCCCGGATTCCGATGCGGCGCTTCGGCGAGGCCAGCGATTTCGGCGGCATCGCGGTGTACCTGATGAGCAAGGCGTCGTCGTATCACACGGCGGACACGTTCGTGATCGACGGCGGCTATACCGCGTTTTGA
- a CDS encoding fatty acid--CoA ligase: protein MSTTQPLANLADMVRERAKSRGNAVAYEFEGRVTSFTEFDLKTNKVANALIAMGLKKGDRVAYLGKNSDIYFELLMGAMKAGVVMAPVNWRLAGPEVAFIVTDCRAPVLFVGPEFIAQVGQIKDKLPSVRTVITTEGGAPEWPDFTAWRDAQSGDDPKVPIDTKDIAIQLYTSGTTGKPKGAMLSHANFLNLVQTGNAEDKPEWNRWSTNDVSLVAMPIFHIGGSGWGVMGLYHGARGVIAREFDPTKVLDFFEQCGITKLFMVPAAMQFVVRQPRAKTVDFSRLKYMLYGASPIPAALLKECIEIFKCGFVQMYGMTETTGTIVALPPEDHVEGLERMRSAGKALPGVEIAILDVDGKPLPPRQVGEIATRSGSNMAGYWNLPEATAATLRTDGWLRTGDAGYMDEDGYLYIHDRIKDMIISGGENIYPAEVESALCDHPDVAEAAVIGVPNDKWGEAVKAVVVMKPGKQATATDIINFTRERIAGFKTPKSVEFLPALPRNPSGKILRRQLREPYWAGKDRRVN, encoded by the coding sequence ATGTCCACCACACAGCCATTGGCGAATCTTGCCGATATGGTGCGCGAGCGCGCGAAGAGCCGCGGCAACGCCGTCGCCTATGAGTTCGAGGGGCGCGTCACCAGTTTTACCGAATTCGACCTCAAGACCAACAAGGTCGCAAACGCGCTCATTGCGATGGGCCTGAAGAAAGGCGACCGCGTCGCCTATCTCGGCAAGAACAGCGACATCTATTTCGAGCTGCTGATGGGGGCGATGAAGGCCGGCGTGGTGATGGCGCCGGTGAACTGGCGGCTCGCGGGACCCGAGGTCGCCTTCATCGTTACGGATTGCAGGGCGCCGGTGCTGTTCGTCGGACCCGAGTTCATCGCGCAGGTCGGCCAGATCAAGGACAAACTGCCTAGCGTGCGCACCGTCATCACCACCGAAGGCGGAGCGCCGGAGTGGCCCGACTTCACCGCTTGGCGAGACGCGCAGAGCGGCGACGATCCCAAGGTGCCGATCGACACGAAGGACATCGCGATCCAGCTCTACACCTCCGGCACCACCGGCAAGCCCAAGGGCGCGATGCTGTCGCATGCGAACTTCCTCAACCTGGTGCAGACCGGAAACGCCGAGGACAAGCCGGAGTGGAACCGGTGGTCGACCAACGATGTGTCGCTGGTGGCGATGCCGATCTTCCATATCGGCGGTTCGGGCTGGGGTGTGATGGGCCTCTATCACGGCGCCCGCGGGGTGATCGCGCGCGAGTTCGATCCGACCAAGGTGCTGGATTTCTTCGAGCAGTGCGGCATCACAAAGCTGTTCATGGTGCCGGCGGCGATGCAGTTCGTGGTACGGCAGCCGCGCGCCAAGACGGTGGATTTTTCGCGGTTGAAGTACATGCTCTACGGCGCCTCCCCGATTCCCGCGGCGCTGCTGAAGGAATGCATCGAAATCTTCAAATGCGGCTTCGTGCAGATGTACGGCATGACCGAGACCACCGGCACCATCGTCGCGCTGCCGCCGGAGGATCACGTCGAGGGCCTCGAGCGGATGCGCTCGGCCGGCAAGGCACTGCCGGGCGTCGAGATCGCGATCCTCGATGTAGACGGCAAGCCGCTGCCGCCGCGCCAGGTCGGCGAGATCGCGACCCGCTCGGGCTCGAATATGGCCGGCTACTGGAACCTGCCGGAGGCGACCGCCGCGACGCTGCGCACCGACGGCTGGCTGCGCACTGGCGATGCCGGCTACATGGACGAGGACGGCTACCTCTACATCCACGACCGCATCAAGGACATGATCATCTCCGGCGGGGAGAATATCTATCCAGCCGAGGTCGAGAGCGCACTGTGCGATCATCCGGACGTCGCGGAAGCCGCCGTGATCGGTGTGCCCAACGACAAATGGGGCGAAGCGGTGAAGGCGGTCGTGGTGATGAAGCCCGGCAAGCAAGCGACCGCCACCGACATCATCAACTTCACCCGCGAGCGCATCGCCGGGTTCAAGACGCCGAAGAGCGTGGAGTTCCTGCCGGCCCTGCCGCGCAATCCGTCAGGCAAGATTTTGCGGCGGCAGTTGCGCGAGCCTTATTGGGCGGGGAAGGACCGGCGGGTGAATTAG
- a CDS encoding phosphotransferase family protein, translated as MIEAELSRSVARWCPGATGVTGAAKLSGGASQETWRFDIVHPDGPIGAILRRSPKGYGAAPTRAAGLDAEAQLMQLAFEAGVPSPRVMHVLTPEDDLGTGFIMQRVEGETIARKILRDDEFAAARPILARQIGGVLAGLHQLPLSKLPELRRMTATTEIGEFERDYRSLNWPKPVFELALRWLRDHDPGPSAEETLVHGDFRNGNMIISSDGIRAVLDWELAHLGDPMEDLGWVCVNSWRFGEIDKPVGGFGSREELFAGYEAAGRSVDPARVKFWEVMGTLRWGIMCGGMMQRFREGPDHSMERAMIGRRASETEIDLLRLLAPRGR; from the coding sequence ATGATCGAGGCGGAGCTTTCCCGCAGCGTTGCACGCTGGTGCCCGGGTGCGACCGGCGTCACCGGCGCCGCAAAGCTGTCGGGCGGCGCCAGCCAGGAGACCTGGCGCTTCGACATTGTGCATCCCGACGGGCCGATCGGCGCAATCCTGCGCCGGTCGCCGAAGGGTTATGGCGCGGCACCGACGCGTGCCGCGGGCCTCGACGCTGAAGCGCAGCTGATGCAGCTTGCCTTCGAGGCTGGTGTGCCGTCGCCCCGCGTGATGCATGTGCTGACGCCGGAAGACGATCTCGGCACCGGCTTCATCATGCAGCGGGTCGAGGGCGAGACCATCGCTCGCAAGATTCTTCGCGATGATGAATTCGCCGCGGCGCGGCCTATCCTGGCGCGGCAGATCGGTGGCGTGCTGGCCGGTCTGCATCAGCTGCCGCTGTCGAAACTGCCCGAGCTTCGCCGCATGACGGCAACGACGGAGATCGGCGAGTTCGAGCGCGACTATCGCAGCTTGAACTGGCCCAAGCCGGTGTTCGAGCTGGCGCTGCGCTGGCTGCGCGATCACGATCCCGGCCCCTCCGCCGAGGAGACGCTGGTGCACGGCGATTTCCGCAACGGCAATATGATCATTAGTTCCGACGGCATCCGCGCCGTACTGGACTGGGAGCTCGCCCATCTCGGCGATCCCATGGAAGATCTCGGCTGGGTCTGCGTCAACTCCTGGCGTTTCGGCGAGATCGACAAGCCGGTCGGCGGGTTTGGTTCGCGTGAAGAACTGTTCGCCGGCTATGAAGCAGCCGGCCGGAGCGTCGATCCGGCGCGCGTCAAATTCTGGGAAGTGATGGGCACGCTGCGCTGGGGCATCATGTGCGGCGGCATGATGCAGCGGTTTCGCGAAGGCCCGGACCATTCCATGGAGCGCGCCATGATCGGCCGCCGTGCGTCCGAGACCGAGATCGATCTCTTGCGGCTGCTTGCGCCGCGCGGGAGGTAA
- a CDS encoding enoyl-CoA hydratase-related protein → MELKFSKVERKGPITIVTLSRPEVYNALHTDAHFELNKVFDDFSADAEQWVAIVTGAGDKAFCAGNDLKWQAAGGKRGWDKGGFAGLTSRFDCDKPVIAAVNGVAMGGGFEIALACDLIIASENATFALPEPRVGLAALAGGLHRLPRQIGLKRAMGMILTARHVSAKEGLELGFVNEVVPQGEALAGALRWAEMITKNSPMSIRASKQTIQKGLGVSLEQAIEEQREYPAVKAMVASQDYVEGPKAFSEKRPPKWVGK, encoded by the coding sequence ATGGAGCTGAAATTTTCAAAGGTGGAACGCAAGGGGCCGATCACGATCGTCACGCTGTCGCGGCCCGAGGTCTACAACGCGCTGCACACCGATGCGCATTTCGAGCTCAACAAGGTGTTTGACGATTTCTCCGCCGATGCCGAGCAGTGGGTCGCGATCGTCACCGGCGCCGGCGACAAGGCGTTCTGCGCCGGCAACGACCTGAAGTGGCAGGCGGCAGGCGGAAAGCGCGGCTGGGACAAGGGCGGCTTTGCCGGCCTCACCTCGCGCTTTGACTGCGACAAGCCGGTCATCGCGGCGGTCAACGGCGTTGCGATGGGCGGCGGCTTCGAGATCGCGCTCGCCTGCGACCTGATCATCGCCTCGGAGAATGCGACCTTCGCGCTGCCGGAGCCGCGCGTCGGCCTTGCCGCACTCGCCGGCGGCCTGCATCGCTTGCCGCGCCAGATCGGATTAAAGCGCGCCATGGGCATGATCCTCACCGCGCGCCATGTCAGCGCCAAGGAAGGTCTTGAGCTCGGCTTCGTCAACGAGGTGGTACCGCAGGGCGAGGCGCTTGCCGGCGCGCTGCGCTGGGCGGAGATGATCACCAAGAACTCGCCGATGTCGATCCGCGCGTCGAAGCAGACCATCCAGAAGGGGCTCGGCGTCTCGCTGGAGCAGGCGATCGAGGAGCAACGGGAATATCCGGCGGTGAAGGCGATGGTGGCGTCGCAGGATTACGTCGAGGGCCCGAAGGCATTTTCGGAGAAGCGACCGCCGAAATGGGTGGGGAAGTAG
- a CDS encoding VOC family protein yields MFSHVMIGTNDLDKAKTFYDKLLGTLEVRPARVDGHRIFYITKTGVFSVSKPINGEAASPANGGTIGFACNSPEQVDAWHAAGLASGGKTCENPPGIREGSAGKLYLAYLRDLDGNKICAMHRLG; encoded by the coding sequence ATGTTTTCGCACGTGATGATCGGCACCAACGACCTCGACAAGGCCAAGACGTTCTACGACAAGCTGCTCGGCACGCTCGAAGTGCGGCCCGCCAGGGTCGATGGCCATCGCATCTTCTACATCACCAAAACCGGCGTGTTCTCCGTTTCGAAACCGATCAACGGCGAGGCTGCATCGCCTGCCAATGGCGGCACCATCGGCTTTGCCTGCAATTCGCCTGAGCAGGTCGATGCGTGGCATGCGGCCGGCCTCGCCAGCGGTGGCAAGACTTGCGAGAACCCGCCCGGCATCCGCGAAGGATCAGCCGGCAAGCTCTACCTCGCTTATTTGCGCGATCTCGATGGCAACAAGATCTGCGCGATGCATCGGTTGGGGTGA
- a CDS encoding DUF6285 domain-containing protein has translation MQDEPTPIELTKTVADFLRNDITPLVSGHQAFKLRVAINILDLVTRQLALEEGSDAREVERLRALLGADGAVTELNRALADRIAKGEVDLATPGLAEHLWQTTMDKLAIDQPNYASYKRELNNKPGS, from the coding sequence ATGCAGGACGAACCGACACCGATCGAGCTGACCAAAACGGTCGCCGATTTCCTCCGCAACGACATCACGCCGCTGGTCTCCGGCCACCAGGCCTTCAAGCTGCGTGTCGCGATCAACATCCTCGACCTGGTGACGCGGCAATTGGCGCTGGAGGAGGGGAGCGATGCGAGGGAGGTGGAGCGGTTGCGAGCGCTGCTCGGAGCGGACGGCGCGGTGACCGAGCTCAACCGCGCGCTCGCCGACCGCATCGCGAAGGGCGAGGTGGATCTCGCGACGCCAGGTCTTGCCGAGCACCTCTGGCAGACCACGATGGACAAGCTCGCCATCGATCAGCCGAACTACGCCTCGTACAAGCGGGAACTGAACAACAAGCCAGGCTCTTAG
- a CDS encoding enoyl-CoA hydratase/isomerase, translating into MQFKHVTLEFDGPVAILKLDHQEVMNAVSMDMLGGLSDALDAIEEKKEEVRCVVLTGAGRAFCTGANLQGRNNQSKKTKAGLTLETGFHPFLRRVRNLHCPIVTAVNGPAAGAGMSFALLGDMILCARSSYFLQAFRRIGLVPDCGSTWLLPRLIGKARSIELSLMGERLPAEKALEWGLINRVYDDGVLMEEAMKLARDLANGPTVALSLIRKLYWDSPENSFEDQLNLEFQCQLRAGDTQDFREGVGAFLEKRPAQFKGK; encoded by the coding sequence ATGCAGTTCAAACACGTCACGCTCGAATTCGACGGGCCGGTGGCCATCCTCAAGCTCGACCATCAGGAGGTCATGAACGCGGTCTCGATGGACATGCTGGGCGGCCTGTCCGATGCGCTCGACGCGATCGAGGAGAAGAAGGAGGAGGTGCGCTGCGTCGTGCTGACCGGCGCGGGGCGCGCGTTCTGCACGGGCGCGAATCTTCAGGGCCGCAACAATCAGTCGAAGAAGACCAAGGCCGGCCTGACGCTCGAGACCGGCTTTCATCCGTTCCTGCGGCGCGTCCGCAATCTGCATTGTCCGATCGTCACCGCGGTCAACGGACCGGCCGCGGGCGCGGGCATGAGCTTCGCGCTGCTCGGCGACATGATCCTGTGCGCGCGCTCGTCCTATTTCCTGCAAGCGTTCCGCCGCATCGGCCTGGTGCCGGATTGCGGCTCGACTTGGCTGTTGCCTCGACTGATCGGCAAGGCGCGCTCGATCGAATTGTCGCTGATGGGCGAGCGGCTGCCGGCCGAAAAGGCGCTGGAGTGGGGCCTCATCAATCGCGTCTATGACGACGGAGTGTTGATGGAGGAGGCGATGAAGCTCGCGCGCGATCTCGCCAACGGCCCGACGGTCGCGCTGTCCCTGATCCGGAAGCTCTACTGGGACAGCCCAGAAAATTCATTCGAAGATCAACTCAATCTGGAGTTCCAGTGTCAGCTGCGCGCCGGCGACACGCAGGACTTTCGTGAAGGCGTCGGCGCATTCCTGGAGAAGCGCCCGGCGCAGTTCAAAGGCAAATGA
- a CDS encoding acyl-CoA dehydrogenase family protein, which produces MDFSLPADLVAYLGELDGFIDREIKPLEAADDNIRFFDHRREWARTDFENGGLPRHEWEALLRKAKDLADAAGHLRFPVPKQYGGKDGSNLWMAVIREHFAASGLGLHNDLQNEHSVVGNFPVVTMLDRYGRDDQKAMIDGSIKGKYRITFGLTEPHHGSDATHMETRAVPATRDNVKGWIINGEKMWTTGMHVATHCALFARTSGNDGDARGITCFLVPAKSPGVKVEEYMWTFNMPTDHPRVSFTDVFVPEDAQFGEVGRGLSLAQCFVHQNRIRQAASSLGAAVYCINESVKYARERKPFGKALAENQAIQFPLVELATQAEMLRLLIRKTAWEMDKLTEEQIERTLSDRVSMCNYWANRLCCESADRAMQVHGGMGYSRHKPFEHIYRHHRRYRITEGSEEIQMRKVAGFLFGYMGPGKH; this is translated from the coding sequence GTGGATTTCTCATTGCCTGCCGATCTCGTCGCCTATCTCGGAGAGCTCGACGGTTTCATCGACCGCGAGATCAAGCCGCTGGAGGCGGCCGATGACAACATTCGCTTTTTCGACCATCGTCGCGAATGGGCGCGCACCGATTTCGAGAATGGCGGCCTGCCGCGGCATGAGTGGGAAGCGCTGCTGCGCAAGGCGAAGGATCTTGCTGACGCAGCCGGTCACCTGCGCTTTCCGGTGCCGAAGCAATATGGCGGCAAGGACGGTTCCAATCTCTGGATGGCCGTGATCCGCGAGCATTTTGCGGCGAGCGGCCTCGGCCTGCACAACGATCTCCAGAACGAGCACTCCGTCGTTGGAAATTTCCCCGTCGTCACCATGCTCGACCGCTACGGCCGTGACGACCAGAAGGCGATGATCGACGGCTCGATCAAGGGCAAGTACCGCATCACGTTTGGCTTGACCGAGCCGCATCACGGCTCGGACGCGACGCACATGGAGACGCGCGCGGTGCCCGCGACCCGTGACAACGTCAAGGGCTGGATCATCAACGGCGAGAAGATGTGGACGACCGGCATGCATGTCGCCACGCACTGCGCGCTGTTCGCGCGCACCAGCGGCAATGACGGCGACGCCCGCGGCATCACCTGCTTCCTGGTGCCGGCCAAGAGCCCCGGCGTGAAGGTCGAGGAGTACATGTGGACCTTCAACATGCCGACCGATCATCCCCGCGTCAGCTTCACCGACGTGTTCGTGCCTGAGGATGCGCAGTTCGGCGAGGTCGGCCGCGGCCTGTCGCTGGCGCAATGTTTTGTGCATCAGAACCGGATCCGCCAGGCGGCGAGCTCGCTGGGTGCTGCCGTCTATTGCATCAACGAGAGCGTCAAATACGCGCGTGAGCGAAAGCCGTTCGGCAAGGCGCTCGCCGAAAACCAGGCGATCCAGTTCCCGCTGGTCGAGCTCGCGACCCAAGCCGAGATGCTGCGGCTTCTGATCCGCAAGACCGCCTGGGAGATGGACAAGCTCACGGAGGAACAGATCGAGCGCACGCTCTCCGACCGCGTCTCGATGTGCAACTACTGGGCAAACCGCCTCTGCTGCGAATCCGCCGACCGCGCCATGCAGGTCCACGGCGGCATGGGCTACTCACGCCACAAGCCGTTCGAGCACATCTACCGTCACCACCGCCGCTATCGGATCACGGAGGGGAGTGAGGAGATCCAGATGCGGAAGGTGGCGGGATTCTTGTTCGGGTATATGGGGCCGGGGAAGCATTAA